One window of the Thermomicrobiales bacterium genome contains the following:
- a CDS encoding zinc-binding dehydrogenase — MPITARGAIARTPGAPVSIEEFTIDDPGPNEVLVKIFASGVCHTDLGVKSGTYGTDGFPFLMGHEGAGVIEAVGPGVDESRIGEYVILAWRAPCGECRFCKTGHPNLCAASLNAQKRMRTTDGVTLTPVLGIGTFCTHTLVHARQAVPVSPDLPPEQMSLIGCGVMTGVGAALYSAGVRPGTSAAVFGCGGVGDSVIQGAKLAGATTIIAVDIDPRKLEWAKQFGATHTINGREEDPVAKIKEITGGNGVNYSFEAVGIPQTLEQALFCRDLAGTCVLIGVPGPGPTLELDIQRFFDLGGSFKVSWYGDCLPTRDFPLLADWYQQGELNLDALVTRRISLEETEEAFDAMKRGETLRSVIVFDR; from the coding sequence ATGCCCATCACCGCACGCGGAGCAATTGCGCGGACACCGGGAGCGCCGGTCTCGATCGAGGAGTTCACGATCGACGACCCGGGGCCGAACGAGGTGCTGGTGAAGATCTTCGCCTCCGGTGTCTGCCACACCGATCTGGGCGTCAAGAGCGGCACGTATGGCACCGATGGCTTCCCGTTCCTGATGGGGCACGAGGGGGCCGGTGTTATCGAGGCGGTCGGCCCGGGGGTCGACGAGTCGCGTATCGGCGAGTATGTCATCCTCGCCTGGCGCGCGCCGTGCGGCGAGTGCCGTTTCTGCAAGACGGGCCACCCCAATCTTTGCGCTGCCAGCCTCAACGCCCAGAAGCGGATGCGCACGACTGACGGTGTCACCTTGACGCCAGTCCTCGGCATCGGCACCTTCTGCACCCACACGCTCGTCCATGCCAGGCAGGCTGTCCCTGTCTCGCCCGACCTGCCGCCGGAGCAGATGTCGCTGATCGGCTGCGGCGTGATGACCGGCGTCGGCGCAGCACTCTACTCGGCCGGCGTTCGGCCCGGCACGAGCGCGGCAGTATTCGGCTGCGGCGGTGTCGGCGATAGCGTCATCCAGGGCGCGAAGCTGGCCGGCGCGACGACGATCATCGCCGTCGACATCGATCCCCGGAAGCTGGAGTGGGCGAAGCAGTTCGGCGCGACGCACACGATCAACGGGCGCGAGGAAGACCCTGTTGCGAAGATCAAGGAGATCACCGGCGGCAACGGCGTCAACTACTCATTCGAGGCGGTCGGCATCCCACAGACGCTGGAGCAGGCGCTGTTCTGTCGCGATCTGGCCGGGACATGCGTCCTGATCGGCGTGCCTGGCCCTGGCCCGACGTTGGAGCTGGATATCCAGCGCTTCTTCGATCTCGGCGGCAGCTTCAAGGTCTCCTGGTATGGCGACTGTCTGCCAACCCGCGACTTCCCGCTGCTGGCTGACTGGTACCAGCAGGGCGAGCTCAACCTCGACGCCCTCGTCACCCGTCGGATCAGTCTCGAGGAGACCGAGGAAGCCTTCGACGCCATGAAGCGCGGCGAGACGCTGCGCTCGGTCATCGTGTTCGACCGCTAG
- the odhB gene encoding 2-oxoglutarate dehydrogenase complex dihydrolipoyllysine-residue succinyltransferase, translated as MALEIKVPTLGESIVDAVIVKWLKQPGEHVARSEPIVELETDKVNVEIPAEQSGVIGAITRNEGDTVEVGEVIGTLVAGEAAATAPAEQAAPAPAPVASAPAPVPAAAPPAADDIARRAGPAVRRLAEEYAVDLARIDGSGPGGRVLPDDIVRQAASAARPAAPAAQPTPAAAPAVAPPPPATPMLGGREERVRMSRRRQTIAARLLEAQHSSAMLTTFNEVDMTAVMQVRRERRDAFKERHGVGLGFMSFFTKASIGALKAFPAVNAEIQGNEVVYKRYYDVGIAVGVEDGLVVPVVRDADKMTFAEIEQEIIDLATKARGNKLTIDELQGGTFTITNGGIFGSLLSTPILNTPQVGILGMHKIQERPVAVNGEVIIRPMMYLALSYDHRIVDGREAVQFLVKVKELLEDPMSLLLES; from the coding sequence GTGGCGCTTGAGATCAAGGTCCCAACGCTTGGCGAATCCATTGTGGACGCGGTCATCGTCAAATGGCTCAAACAACCGGGCGAGCACGTCGCCCGGAGCGAGCCAATCGTCGAGCTGGAGACGGACAAGGTCAACGTTGAGATTCCCGCCGAGCAGTCGGGGGTGATCGGAGCTATTACTCGCAACGAGGGCGATACTGTCGAGGTCGGCGAAGTTATCGGCACGCTCGTGGCCGGCGAAGCCGCCGCAACCGCCCCGGCCGAGCAAGCTGCCCCTGCCCCTGCGCCAGTCGCCTCCGCACCGGCGCCCGTTCCTGCCGCCGCTCCGCCGGCAGCAGACGATATCGCTCGCCGCGCCGGGCCGGCCGTCCGCCGGCTGGCCGAGGAGTATGCGGTTGATCTGGCCCGTATCGATGGATCGGGGCCGGGCGGCCGCGTTTTGCCCGACGATATCGTCCGCCAGGCTGCCAGCGCCGCGCGACCAGCTGCGCCAGCGGCGCAGCCCACGCCAGCGGCAGCCCCGGCCGTCGCGCCACCGCCGCCCGCCACGCCGATGCTCGGCGGGCGCGAGGAGCGGGTCCGAATGTCGCGCCGCCGCCAGACGATCGCGGCGCGCCTGCTCGAGGCGCAGCATTCCTCCGCGATGCTGACGACGTTCAACGAGGTCGATATGACCGCTGTGATGCAGGTCCGCAGGGAGCGCCGCGACGCGTTCAAGGAGCGCCACGGCGTCGGCCTCGGCTTCATGTCGTTCTTCACCAAGGCGTCGATTGGCGCGCTGAAGGCATTCCCAGCGGTCAACGCGGAGATCCAGGGCAACGAGGTCGTCTACAAGCGCTACTACGACGTCGGCATCGCGGTCGGCGTCGAAGATGGGCTGGTCGTGCCGGTCGTCCGCGATGCGGACAAGATGACGTTCGCCGAGATCGAGCAGGAGATCATCGACCTGGCGACGAAGGCGCGCGGGAACAAGCTCACCATCGACGAGCTGCAGGGCGGCACCTTCACGATCACCAACGGCGGCATCTTCGGCTCGCTGCTCTCGACTCCGATTCTCAATACGCCGCAGGTCGGCATCCTCGGCATGCACAAGATCCAGGAACGCCCGGTCGCAGTCAACGGCGAGGTCATCATCCGGCCGATGATGTACCTTGCGCTCTCGTACGACCACCGCATCGTTGACGGGCGAGAGGCGGTCCAGTTCCTGGTCAAGGTCAAGGAGCTGCTCGAGGACCCGATGTCGCTGCTGCTCGAGTCCTAG